Within the Pseudarthrobacter sp. W1I19 genome, the region TGAGACGGATAGCTGATATCGAAAAACTCGCCTTCCCCAAATATATGAAGTGCCTCACAGTAGTTACAGGACCTTTACCAAAACGACCGCAGCCAGTAACCAAAAGGACTTCAACGTGGAAACTCCCCTCTCCCATCTTGCCCACCTCGAGATCACCACCCCGGACGTCGAAGCCTCGGCACGGTTCTATGAGGAAAAGTTCGGCATGCGCATCATCGACCGCGTGGACGGCAACGTCTACCTGCGCTGCTGGGGCGATTACTACCGCTACAGCCTGGTGATCACCGAAGGCCCCGAAGCGTCCCTGGGCCGCATGGCCTGGCGCACCAACTCCCAGGCAGCCCTTGAAGCCGCAGCCCAGCGCATCGAAGCCACCGGCGTGCAGGGCACCTGGACCGCCGGCGGCCACGGCTACGGCAAGGCCTACGAATTCACCGGCCCCTACGGCCACCAAATGCGCCTGTTCTACGACGTGGAAAAGTTCGTGGCAGAGCCCGGCTTCGAGTCCACCTACCCGGACCGCCCGGAGCGCCGCAGCAGCCACGCGGCCGCCCCCCGTTTCCTGGACCACGTCACTGTGGCGTCCTCCGATGTCCGCGGCTTCGCCAAGTGGTACAACGAGGCCCTCGGTTTCCGCGTCATGGCCTTCGTGGACCTGGACGAAGCACCCATCACCGTGTTCTCCGTGCTGACCACCAACGAAAAGTCGCACGACCTCGGCGTTGTCCTGGACACCTCCAGCCGCGCCGGCCGCGTCAACCACATCGCCTTCTGGGTGGATGCCACTGAAGACCTGCTCCGCACGGCTGACGTCATGATGGAAAACGGGACCCCGATGGAATACGGCCCCTCCATCCACGGCGTGGGCGAGCAGAACTTCCTCTACTTCCGCGACCCCTCTGGCCTGCGCGTGGAGCTCAACTCCGGCGGCTACCGCAACTACGTCCCGGACTGGGAAGCCAACACCTGGAAGCCCTCGCTCGGTTCCAACAACTTCTACAAGAACGGCGCCATGCCGCACTCCATGACCGAATCCTTCCCGCCGGCCGAAGGCTTCACCGCCACCGAGGAAGGCGCCTCCCCCGAAATGAAGGAAGCCCTGCTCAACCCCTACGCCAAGCAGGGCCGGGGCTAAGACACCATGGCTGAAACCTATGCACTCATCCGGTTCCAGGAAGCCGGCGACGCCAAAGCCCGCGCCGGCCTGCTGGTTGAAGACCGGGTCCTGCCGCTGGACGGGGACATCAACTCCCTAATCGAGCACTGGGACACCACTGAACCTCAGCTGGACAGCCTGGCCGCCTCCGCAGGGAAGGACACCGGCCTGGCCCTGGCCGAGGTCGAAATCCTTGCTCCGGTGGAGCCCGCGCAGGTCCTGCAGACCGGCGCGAACTACCGCAAGCACGTCATCGACCTCGCCGCCGCCCACCGCGAACCCGGCGAGGACGAGGAGGAAGTGCGCGCCAAGACCGCCGCCATGATGGACAAGCGCGCAGGCCAGGGCACGCCGTACTTCTTCATCGGGCTCCCGACGGCGATCGCGTCCGCCACGGACGACCTCACCCTGCCGTCCTACTCCAAGTCCCACGACTGGGAACTGGAACTGGCCGCGGTAATCGGAAAGACCGCGTTCCGCGTCACCCCCGAGGAGGCCCTGGAGTACGTGTTCGGCTACACCATGGTCAACGACATCACCACCCGCGAGTACGTCTTCCGCAAGGACATGCCCGCCATCGGCTCGGACTGGTACCGCGCCAAAAACGCCCCCGGCTTCCTGCCCACCGGGCCGCTGCTGGTCCCGGCCAAGTTCTTCGGCGACCCGCAAGACGTCCAGGTCACCCTGAAGCTCAACGGCAAAGCCATGCAGGACGAGTCCACGCAGGACATGATCTTCGGTGTGGCCAAGCTGGTCAGCGAAGCGTCACAGATCATGCCGCTGCGCCCAGGCGACCTGGTGCTCACCGGCAGCCCCGCGGGCAACGGCCAGCACTGGGGCCGGCTGCTCCAGGACGGGGACGTAATGGAAGGCACCATCACCGGGCTGGGCACCCAGCTCATCCACTGCAAGGACGAAACCACAAGTGAAGGTGTCCAGTGACCACCCAGGACACTGCATTGTCCACCGGGACCGGGGAATCAACTGATTCCCCGGTTATCCGGCGTGAGGACCCGCTCGGCAGCATCCGCGCCATGGCCCAGGCCCACAACAACTGGGGCCGCTGGGGCGACGACGACGTCCTGGGCACCCTGAACTTCATCGACGCCGCCAAGCGCGTGGAAGCCGCAGCACTGGTGAAGACCGGTGAGGCGTTCTCGCTGTCCCAGCCGTTCGACACCCACGGCCCGCAGAAGGGCTGGCGCCGCCGCACCAACCCGGTGCACACCATGACGGACACCGGGGTGGACGCCGAGCGCGGCAACCAGGGCTTCCCGCACGGCTTCGGCGGAGCGGACGACGTGATCGCCATGCCGCTGCAGTGCTCCACGCAGTGGGACGGCCTGGGCCACATTTTCGACCAGGGCAAGGCCTGGAACGGCCGCGCCGCCGGGGATGTGGTCACCTCGGAAGGCGACCTGGTAACCGGCATCGAGACCGCTGCGGCCAAGATCGTCACCCGGGGCGTGCTGCTCGACGTCGGCCGGGCGCTGGGCCCCGAACTGGGACGGAACGACGGCGAACTGCCGGACGGATTCGCGATCACCCCGGAACACCTCCAGCGGACCATCGCCCTGCAAGGCCCCAGCTCAACCGTGGGCCGGGGCGACATCGTGATAATCCGCACCGGACAGTACACCCGGGTCCGCCGCGACGGCTGGGGAGACTACGCCGGCGGGTCAGCCCCGGGGCTGTCCTTCACCACGGCGCCCTGGCTGCACCGCAGCGAAATCGCCGGAATCGCCACCGACACCTGGGGTTTCGAGGTCCGTCCGAACGAGTTCGACGCCGCCTTCCAGCCCCTGCACCAGATCGCGATCCCCAACCTTGGGTTGTTCCTGGGCGAGATGTGGGATCCGGACGGGCTGGCGGAGGCGTGCGCGGCGGACGGCAGGTACGACTTCCTGCTCACCGCGGCCCCGCTCCCGATTACGGGGGCAGTCGGATCGCCGGTCAACCCGATCGCCGTCCGGTAATCACAGTCCGGTAGCTTCAGTTAAAACAGCAACAACCACCAGCAGTATCGCCGTCAATACAAAGGAGTCAGCGATGGCAGCAGTACAGAACGTCGGAATCGTTGGGGCGGGAGCCGCTGGGCTGGCCGCAGCCATCCTCCTGGCCGACGCCGGAATCCAGGTGGAAATCCTCGAAAAGGCGGACGCCCCGCAGACCCTCGGGTCCGGCATCACCCTGCAGGGCAACGCCCTGCGGGTGCTCCGCCAGCTCGGCGTCTGGGACCAGGTGGAGGCGAAGGGCTACGGGTTCAGCACCCTGGGACTGCGTGCCCCGGACCCCACCGGCACCGTCATCGCGGTCCTCGAGGACATCCGTACCGGCGGCGAGGATCTTCCCGCCACCATGGGCATGTACCGCCCGGACCTCACCGGCATCCTCCGCGAACGCGCCGAGCAGGCCGGTGCGCGGATCAGCTACGGCAGGACCGTCACCGGAATAACGGACGACGGCGGGTCCGTCACCGTGAGCACCGCCGACGGCGGCAGTGCAACGTACGACCTCCTGATTGGCGCCGACGGCCTGCACTCAGCCGTGCGCAAGGCCATCGGCATCGAGGTGGAACCCCAGCCCACCGGCATGGGAATCTGGCGTGCCTTTGTGGAGCGGCCCGAAGAGGTGGTGCGCACCGACCTGACCTACGGCGGCCCCTGCTTCATCGCCGGCTACTGCCCCACCGGCCCGGACACCATCTACGCCTACCTCGTGGAGAAGGCCCAGGAGCGCAAGCACGAGGACGGGCCCCGCATTATGGCCGAACTTGCCGCAGCCTACGGCGGCCCGTGGAAGGAAATCCGCGCCAACCTGGACCACAGCGCGCGCATCAACTACACATGGTTCACCACCCACCTGGTGGACGGCCCGTGGAACCGCGGCCGCACGGTGATCATCGGCGACGCCGCCCACAGCTGCCCGCCCACGGTGGCGCAGGGTGCAGCCGTGGCACTGGAAGATGCGGCTGTGCTGGCTGAGCTGCTGATCCAGGCCGACGACCTCACCGAGACCCTGTGGAAGGAATTCACCGACCGCCGGCTGGACCGGGCCAAGGCAGTGGTCACCGCTTCCGTCCAGCTGGGCCAGTGGATGCTCGACGGCGTCCGCGACGCCAACGTGCCCGGCCTGATGAACTCGCTGTCCACCATGCTGAAGGAACCCGCATGAGCACCGATTCTGTTCAAGCGCCCACCGTGGACGTCCACGCCCACATCCTGCTTCCGGCCCTGCAGCAGCTCGTGGCCGAGGCGGATCCCGAGGGCTTCGGCGCCCAGCAGGCCCTGGAGGTGCGGCGCAACGGGCCGGAATCCATGGCCGCGTCGGGCAGGATGATCAAGGAGCGCTGGCCGCAGCTGACGGACCTGGACCGCCGGCTCGCTGACATGGATGCCCAGGGCGTCGATGTACAGCTGGTCTCGCCGTCGCCGTCGCACTTCTATTACTTCGCCGGCGAGGAACTGGGCCTGAAACTGGCCAAAGCCGCCAACCAGGCGGTCCGCGAATTTGTGGACCGTGCGCCGGACCGGCTCAACGGCCTGGGCCTGGTCCCGCTCCAGCACCCTGCCCTGATGGTGGAGGCCCTGGAGCATGCGGTGCTGGAATGCGGGCTGCTGGGGGTGGAGATCGGCTCGTTCGCCGCCACCCCCGAGGACCCGGAGCGCAGCACTGTGGAACTGTCCGACCCCCGCCTGGAGCCATTCTGGAGCCGCGCCGAGGAGCTGGGCGCCCTGGTGTTCCTGCACCCGTTCGGCTGCTCGCTGGATGAGCGGCTGGACCGCTTCTACCTTGCCAACACCGTTTCCCAGCCTACCGAGAATGCGGTGGCGCTGTCCCACCTGATCTTCAGCGGCGTCCTGGACCGGCACCCGGAGCTCAAGGTTGTGGCAGCGCACGGCGGCGGCTACCTTCCCACCACGTTGGGCCGCTCGGACCGCGCGTGGAAGGTCCGGCCCGAGGCACACGGCTGCGCCGCGCCCCCGTCGTCC harbors:
- a CDS encoding VOC family protein, encoding METPLSHLAHLEITTPDVEASARFYEEKFGMRIIDRVDGNVYLRCWGDYYRYSLVITEGPEASLGRMAWRTNSQAALEAAAQRIEATGVQGTWTAGGHGYGKAYEFTGPYGHQMRLFYDVEKFVAEPGFESTYPDRPERRSSHAAAPRFLDHVTVASSDVRGFAKWYNEALGFRVMAFVDLDEAPITVFSVLTTNEKSHDLGVVLDTSSRAGRVNHIAFWVDATEDLLRTADVMMENGTPMEYGPSIHGVGEQNFLYFRDPSGLRVELNSGGYRNYVPDWEANTWKPSLGSNNFYKNGAMPHSMTESFPPAEGFTATEEGASPEMKEALLNPYAKQGRG
- a CDS encoding fumarylacetoacetate hydrolase family protein; the protein is MAETYALIRFQEAGDAKARAGLLVEDRVLPLDGDINSLIEHWDTTEPQLDSLAASAGKDTGLALAEVEILAPVEPAQVLQTGANYRKHVIDLAAAHREPGEDEEEVRAKTAAMMDKRAGQGTPYFFIGLPTAIASATDDLTLPSYSKSHDWELELAAVIGKTAFRVTPEEALEYVFGYTMVNDITTREYVFRKDMPAIGSDWYRAKNAPGFLPTGPLLVPAKFFGDPQDVQVTLKLNGKAMQDESTQDMIFGVAKLVSEASQIMPLRPGDLVLTGSPAGNGQHWGRLLQDGDVMEGTITGLGTQLIHCKDETTSEGVQ
- a CDS encoding cyclase family protein, which encodes MTTQDTALSTGTGESTDSPVIRREDPLGSIRAMAQAHNNWGRWGDDDVLGTLNFIDAAKRVEAAALVKTGEAFSLSQPFDTHGPQKGWRRRTNPVHTMTDTGVDAERGNQGFPHGFGGADDVIAMPLQCSTQWDGLGHIFDQGKAWNGRAAGDVVTSEGDLVTGIETAAAKIVTRGVLLDVGRALGPELGRNDGELPDGFAITPEHLQRTIALQGPSSTVGRGDIVIIRTGQYTRVRRDGWGDYAGGSAPGLSFTTAPWLHRSEIAGIATDTWGFEVRPNEFDAAFQPLHQIAIPNLGLFLGEMWDPDGLAEACAADGRYDFLLTAAPLPITGAVGSPVNPIAVR
- a CDS encoding FAD-dependent monooxygenase, coding for MAAVQNVGIVGAGAAGLAAAILLADAGIQVEILEKADAPQTLGSGITLQGNALRVLRQLGVWDQVEAKGYGFSTLGLRAPDPTGTVIAVLEDIRTGGEDLPATMGMYRPDLTGILRERAEQAGARISYGRTVTGITDDGGSVTVSTADGGSATYDLLIGADGLHSAVRKAIGIEVEPQPTGMGIWRAFVERPEEVVRTDLTYGGPCFIAGYCPTGPDTIYAYLVEKAQERKHEDGPRIMAELAAAYGGPWKEIRANLDHSARINYTWFTTHLVDGPWNRGRTVIIGDAAHSCPPTVAQGAAVALEDAAVLAELLIQADDLTETLWKEFTDRRLDRAKAVVTASVQLGQWMLDGVRDANVPGLMNSLSTMLKEPA
- a CDS encoding amidohydrolase family protein; its protein translation is MSTDSVQAPTVDVHAHILLPALQQLVAEADPEGFGAQQALEVRRNGPESMAASGRMIKERWPQLTDLDRRLADMDAQGVDVQLVSPSPSHFYYFAGEELGLKLAKAANQAVREFVDRAPDRLNGLGLVPLQHPALMVEALEHAVLECGLLGVEIGSFAATPEDPERSTVELSDPRLEPFWSRAEELGALVFLHPFGCSLDERLDRFYLANTVSQPTENAVALSHLIFSGVLDRHPELKVVAAHGGGYLPTTLGRSDRAWKVRPEAHGCAAPPSSYLKKLYFDSLVHSPAELRALVAAAGPEQVLLGSDYPFDMGSDLPVDEVQAAGLPPEDETQVLGGNARTLGITAAAALTARRNA